The genomic segment ATTATCATattgtgcaaaaaaaaattacaggcAGACACAATGCAGACCAAGTTTCTTCCAAGTGACAACCTGCATGCTGATATTTTTACCAAGGCTTTGGACCGTGATTAGTTTTTTTATGTACTATGCAAGTTCAGTATTACAGATCTACATGCACCAACTTGAGAAAGAGTATTACAACTCAGAATAATGCACAATCTCGCCGGATATCACGGTTTCTATATATTGCATACACAATTTTAGTGTCAATCttcaaaaattatgaaatttgaTTATCATATTCAAATTTAGTATTTATATCAAATCATAGGATTTTGcctttgtattatattatatctaGTCCCTAGTATCTTTTTTataatcatgatattttattattgtattttaCTATACGTTGGGGCTCAACTTAAATATAAAGTATATTAGTGCTATATAGAGCACAAGCAATTCGAATTATAATTTCAATACAAATTTTTTACCGAAGATTGGGAGTtgaaggaggaagaaaatatCCAAGATAACATAACACTGTATTATTGCATTCATGACGTAAGATAACATTCAAATTGCTTACCCATTAAGCAACTGTCTTGTTGTTTAGATGAGAAGCATTTAACTAGTGGATGCACGTGTCTCTGGATGGATAAAACAAAGAGCAGAAAAAACATACCGGAGTCacggcaaaaaaagaaaaataaaaagagttcGAGACTTTTGAAGCACTTGAAagatttaaaaacttttgaccaAAAAACAAAGATTTAAAAACTAGAAACAAAAACGTTTAAAGAAGAAGGGTGGTGGGGGAATCGCAGAAAGGCTGAGACCGGGAAGAAAGAAAGCGAGTTATAcgttttgtcaaaaaaaaaaaaaaaaaaaaaagcggatACACTCAGAgagtttttttctctctctctccatgtgGCAAAAGTTGGAGCGGAAAGATATGTAGGGCTCCGGTGGAGTGGAAGTAGGGGAAAATAGTTTAATGGAGCCGAAAGGAATGACTTAGGCCTTTTGTTCCATTTCCCGAACCGGGGCTCGAAGCTGGCGGTTCCGGAGAGGTAAGGAATTTGTTTATTAAAGCGCTATCTATATCTAGGGTCCGTATTACTCCAGGAGTAACAAGCACGGGCCTCAGGCGGAGTTGAAGTAGGGGCAAAACTTGGCTTGCCTTGCTCCTCGCTTCTCCATTTCCTTCCTACAAACCGGGCAAGCCCTCCCTGGAAACAACTTAGTCGGAGACAGAAACATCCCAGCAACTCGGAAAATATGGTCAGCCCGACGTCCTCGTCATTCATTCAGATTCAGACCCATCCTCGCACCCATCTGCAAGTTTTTGATCGATCCATTAATTAATGAGCTTGCGTCATGTTAATTATCTGGCAGGGGAACCGGCATGGTGGCATGATCGGTGGCATCTTCGAGCCCGGGGAGGAAGGCGGCGGCAGGGTCGGCCGCATCTATAGATCCGGCGAGCGTGGTGGCGGCAACGTCGGCGCCGTCTACAGACCCGGCGCCAGAGGTGGCGGCAACGTGGGCGCAGTCTACGGACCTGGCTCAAGCGGCGGGGGCAACGTCGGCGCCATCTATGGAAGTGGGCCGGGCGGGGGAGACGGGCGGCAGCGTGACGGATGTCTCCAATGGTTCCGCACCTTGTTTGCGAGGTGACCGGTTGTGAAGGAGAAGACAACGTTGGCAAATCTGCCACCTATGAGATCCATCCTGCACCCATTATATCATACAAATCTTGTGCTACCGAGCCTGATAGAAAAATTACTGTCGTGAATATAGGGGCACAACGTACCAGGGAGTAGAGTGTCTTCTCTCTTCAAATAAGAAACTATGCTCCCACAATGCAAATTATGctattgctcttttttttttatggaaaaaatataaaataccaTCGAATATTGAAGAAGCAAGACAAGTAAGCTATGGATTGATGGCTGCTCCATCTCCCGTATTCAAAATGTGGCCGGGGGTCGACCGGTGCTAATTAACATGACATTCCCAGAATGGCCAATCTCGTATGCTCATCTAATCCCAGTGCATCATCGCACTATCTCTATGGAAGTCACTTTGAGGACTAGACTTAGCATGGTTGAATGCACGGGGTGaaattattttcctttctttattttctattaaaaaattatCAATCTTTACTTAATTTATTGAGAAAATAAATTTACAATGATATAGGACAGACTGAAATTCATGTTATTGATACCTCTAATCACTTCATCAACTTAATCAGCTGGCAACCGTAATGAAAAAATGATATTTAAATAGATAAGAAGAACGCCAGTTTCTTCGTTCGCGCACCAGCATCAGTCCTCGTTTTCCAGGGCTCCCCCTTACTAAGATCTAGCCTAAGATGGAGCTCCATGACATCGGGATGTTTAATTTCTATCCATTTCTTTTCGAGCAAAAGAATATAAAGGGCATGTCGGTCCGTACTTTTTTTAATAAGAGAATCAAGATATTCTATGCGACAATAATAAAAGTCGACGATGCCTTGTCAAGAACAGCTTATTGCTGCTTGACGGCCCCATATAAGATTCCCAACTCCATTTCTATCATGGCTGACGCGGACAGGAGATAAGCATCCATTAAAAATTGATCCCAAGAATAAGATTCCACAATGGCAGAAGGAGATAAGCATCTTGCTTTCATCTCGTTAAAGATTTATCAGAAGAATAAGGATCCGCAATATACTTATTTTATTGGGCGTGCTGTCAGGCTGATCTAGGATCTGGATTGAAAACCAGTGCACTTCCTCTCCAAACCACTACAGGCCATGCACTTGGATAGCTAGCTTTTGAGGAAACGTAGTTGTAAGATGCTGCAAGTTTTCTTCCAAGACTTATTTTCTCCGGAAAATGAAAAACATCTTACAGATCACTAATCGTCGGTCGTTATTTTTTTCACTTCTGGATCTTTGGAACGCATATATATGCAATAGATTTTATTCACTAACATCACCCTAGCTCCTTGCCCGGCTGGTGCGATCACCGTACGTCCTTGCTCTCGACTATATATCTTCCAATATGGATCGACTTCCACGAGATGAGTTCAGGACGGATTATTACTCATTCAAGATAACGTAGGTGTGGAGTATTATTACATAATTTTTGCTTTGTTGTGCATTACGTACTAAAATTCTGCACTAACAAACATGTAGGACGTAAGATTCAATTTCAAGAGATTCGCGAGTCATGCTTGGATAAAAAGGCAATCCACCTCGATCGGGACTTTTCTTGCATTGCGAATCTATGAAATGCTGCATCAAACTTGCATGCAGGATTTGCTGCACCTTTGATGAAGCTGTGTAGGGTACCATGCCtcttttctttaatttgatGTTGCTTAAGTGGGTGTTACAGAAGGGAACAGGTGCATGACTATAGCATCAAGATCACCAGAAGTCAACTTCAGACAATGTCATTTTAGAGGCTACAAGTCAACTTTACTATGAAATGGTTTGGGCAGCTGTGCCTGCTTCAATAGAGTTGTGCTTTTATTTAGAGACTATTTGGAGGAAGCACTGCAACTCAAGCTTCATTGAATATAAGTTGCAGTGATTCATAAGAAAGCTCACTTCTTATGTATGGAGGATGGATTAGAAAAAGGGCACATATTTGACAAACTATTTCGTCAAACATCTTGTGAGTACCAAATTAAAATACTCGATGTTCATGGAGATAATAAACATGTTTTGGATAAAGAGGCAGTAAAACTGACTCAATCTGCATGCAGAGTCTCCTCATTTATGCTGATTGAGCTTAACTCAATTCACAGTGGTTAATTCCTGATGTCGAAACCGAAtcatttaaaatgaaatggatTATTGCTAGATTAATTATTATATCATGTTTGATGTAAACATGCTTTAAAGCCTTTGCTATGTGTACACGAAAAATTCTCAAATCCACTAATACTCACCTAGCATTGTAATATTCAAACATCTTTTATGGATGGCATCAATTACCGAGTTGAGGATGTATCTTTCacgcgaaagaaggattcatatTCTTTCGCACAAATCCAGTGTTGGATCATGTGATGGTGGCTCTGAAACTATGCATGTGGATGAGTGGAGGTTTTGGAGTGCTTAAAAATCTGTGGGGAGCATGATCCAACAATTCACCAGGCTAAAGAAGATCAAGCACTCTTTGACGCCAAAGATACAAATTATGGCGACTTGCTGGAACCCTCTCGTATCATGTACGGCGGTAGagggaatatttttttttggtacattgaCGACTCACATACAATGGATACGAATGTGGCCCATAAAATCCGAAAAAAGCAGAAAATGCATAGGCCGGATGAAAAGCCATCCAACTCGCAGCACTTCTGTATACAGTCGAAGCCTGGAGGGAACTTTTTGAGCGCACCGAAGGGGCACTCATAGCATtacttttctctctcctttttttttccccagcCTTTGAATCTTGTTGCTTTATCTTCGCTGTCGCGCGCTAATGGCGTTCGACATCATCCCCTTGCTTTAAACAGCTGGATTCGTACAGTCCCACCAGCAAGCGTAGATAAATTAGTGGTCAAGCCCGCAAGCAACTTCATAGCGATCCCTCAGAGAAGGAAACTTCCCACCAACCAAGCTAAAAAAAATGGTTAGCCCGACGTCCTTCTCATCGATGCCCATCGGCTAGTCTTTAATCAGTGAACTGTTCCTTATCCTCTGTTATTTATTTCGTCGAGCAGGGGAACCAGCACGGCGACATGGCGACCGGCGTTTCCAGGGTCGGCAGCCAAGGCGGCGGCGGCAGCGTTCGTGACATCTACGACTGGGAGGGGGAATGCAGCGGGATCTACAGATCCGGCGCTAGAGGGAGTCGCAATGTCGGCGCCAACCATGGACCGGGcttgggcggcggcggcggcaacgTTGGTGCCATCTATGGATCCGGCGCGGGAGGCGGAGGCAACGTAGGGAGCATCTACAGAGACGTCGAGGGGAGAGAGGGCAACGTCGCCGCCATCTACAGACACGCCGGCGCGGGAGGGGGCAGCAACCACAGAGCCGGCAGGAGCCTTCGCGGAAATATCGGAGCCATCTACGCACCTGGTGCGAGGAGCACCGGCGGCAACATTGATGAAATATTCTTACCCGGCCCAGGCAGCGGCGGCACCGTCGGCGGTAGCTCCAGAGATGGCGTGTGAGGCGACCGGAGACGAAAACGTCTTGGCAAAGCAGACAAGTATGGCTTCTTGGCCAGGCGGACTGGAGTTTTCAGCCTCATTCGTGTTTGCTCCAGATGTATATTGATCATTGCTGGACTGCTGCTTGTGCGTACCCATGCTTGATCGAATAAATCAAAGGTTTTCTCACTCTGTTTCCTCCCACTTCCactcttaatttttcttttttcttttttctttaataatttcTTCTGGATGGGATGGAGGCAGATCGGTCGGCCGTGATGCAAATAGTTCCAGCGGGACACGGCGTTTGGTTCACTTATTGACATGTACATGTTAGAatttagaaaattaattaatagaTATCAATCTATAATTTAGGACCACGTATCATTCACGGGGTTCATCTCAGCTCGAAATAAATGTTATACTAGAGTAGCTTCACGGTGGTGGCATATGAATAGTACCTAAATTTCATCTATga from the Phoenix dactylifera cultivar Barhee BC4 chromosome 14, palm_55x_up_171113_PBpolish2nd_filt_p, whole genome shotgun sequence genome contains:
- the LOC103719847 gene encoding keratin, type I cytoskeletal 9-like, with product MGNQHGDMATGVSRVGSQGGGGSVRDIYDWEGECSGIYRSGARGSRNVGANHGPGLGGGGGNVGAIYGSGAGGGGNVGSIYRDVEGREGNVAAIYRHAGAGGGSNHRAGRSLRGNIGAIYAPGARSTGGNIDEIFLPGPGSGGTVGGSSRDGV